One Spirochaetota bacterium genomic window carries:
- a CDS encoding cupin domain-containing protein: MDNTDVKVGEKIKKYRESMGMSLADLAERTGFSPAFISQLENHLISPPLGALMKIARSIGIEIGMLFNQKGTAPFTIVRKDERVPTSRVASKEGVRYGYSYESLAPEKINRKMEPFLVTLEPVAKKGVPYSHDGEEFLFVLEGKVEIQLGAHTDILEAGDSIYYDSKLDHRVACADDKPARIIAVIYA, from the coding sequence ATGGACAACACCGACGTCAAAGTGGGAGAAAAGATAAAAAAATACCGCGAATCCATGGGCATGTCCCTGGCGGACCTTGCCGAGCGCACCGGGTTTTCCCCCGCCTTCATATCCCAGCTCGAGAACCATCTCATCTCGCCGCCCCTTGGGGCGCTGATGAAAATCGCCCGCTCCATCGGCATTGAAATCGGCATGCTCTTTAACCAGAAGGGCACGGCGCCCTTCACCATCGTCCGCAAGGACGAGCGGGTGCCGACGTCCCGGGTCGCCTCAAAGGAAGGGGTCCGGTACGGCTATTCCTACGAATCGCTGGCGCCGGAAAAGATAAACCGCAAGATGGAGCCCTTCCTGGTCACCCTGGAGCCGGTCGCAAAAAAGGGCGTTCCTTACAGCCATGACGGGGAGGAATTTCTCTTTGTCCTTGAGGGGAAAGTGGAGATCCAGCTCGGCGCGCACACGGACATCCTCGAGGCGGGGGACAGCATCTACTACGATTCAAAGCTCGACCATCGGGTCGCCTGCGCCGACGACAAGCCGGCGCGGATCATCGCCGTCATCTACGCCTGA
- a CDS encoding 4Fe-4S binding protein produces MFKYGPGKKLVSFMVWLSWPIIKAGKKYSNVPVLKWIINPFFRRPYNEVTSVPISVNINLPKSVPLPRATLEKLVAKVDDKFVLHECICRHHNKRPMEERTLGCMVLGPAIKRINPSNGRRITTKEAVAHIRRAAKMGLIANIAHVWIDPLAYWLSFKDLMFICFCDDVNCLYRTHMKDRGPNLDKTYKKLPGITVRVEPKKCDGCEVCVDKCFVAAITMKNGKALIGPDCKGCGRCVEVCPSKAITLKLADEKKLLRQIEERIREIAVIPGIGK; encoded by the coding sequence ATGTTCAAATATGGTCCCGGTAAAAAGCTGGTGAGTTTCATGGTCTGGCTCTCCTGGCCGATCATAAAGGCCGGCAAGAAATACAGCAATGTTCCCGTTCTGAAATGGATCATAAATCCCTTTTTCCGGAGGCCCTATAACGAAGTGACTTCCGTGCCTATCAGCGTCAATATCAATCTTCCCAAGTCGGTGCCCCTTCCGCGAGCCACCCTGGAAAAACTGGTGGCGAAAGTCGACGACAAGTTCGTACTTCATGAATGCATATGCCGGCACCATAACAAGCGGCCCATGGAGGAGCGCACCCTCGGCTGCATGGTTTTAGGACCGGCGATAAAAAGGATCAATCCCTCCAACGGGCGCAGGATAACGACAAAGGAAGCTGTCGCCCATATCCGCCGCGCGGCAAAAATGGGTCTTATCGCCAATATAGCCCACGTGTGGATCGACCCCCTGGCGTACTGGCTCAGCTTCAAGGACCTGATGTTCATATGCTTCTGCGACGACGTCAATTGCCTTTACCGGACCCACATGAAAGACCGCGGGCCCAACCTCGATAAGACCTACAAGAAGCTGCCGGGCATCACCGTCCGCGTGGAGCCGAAGAAGTGCGACGGCTGCGAGGTCTGCGTGGACAAATGCTTCGTCGCCGCCATAACCATGAAAAACGGGAAAGCCCTCATCGGTCCCGATTGCAAGGGGTGCGGCCGCTGCGTCGAGGTGTGCCCGAGTAAGGCGATAACCTTGAAGCTGGCGGACGAGAAAAAGCTCCTCAGGCAGATAGAGGAGCGGATTCGCGAGATTGCCGTTATTCCCGGCATCGGGAAATAA
- a CDS encoding 2-oxoglutarate oxidoreductase, which yields MNKVFSRSECLTDRPTHFCPGCTHGIAHRLVAEALDELGVTDRTIGVPGVGCCVFLYYYLSIDVLEAPHGRAPAVATGMKRAQPDKIIFNYQGDGDMAAIGTSEIIHAANRGENITVIFINNSVYGMTGGQMAPTTLLGQQTTTSPYGRNFQTEGYPIRMAELLATLEGVAYSARVSLHKPKNVIQAKKAIIKAFEMQINQMGFSMVELLSTCNTNWRVSPVEALDVIENEMIPYFPLGVFKERTGKDFL from the coding sequence ATGAACAAAGTATTCAGCAGGAGCGAGTGCCTCACCGATAGACCGACCCATTTCTGTCCCGGCTGCACCCACGGCATAGCGCACCGCCTGGTGGCCGAGGCCCTGGACGAGCTGGGCGTCACCGATCGGACCATTGGCGTGCCCGGCGTGGGCTGCTGCGTGTTCCTCTATTATTATCTTTCCATCGACGTTCTCGAAGCGCCCCACGGCAGGGCCCCGGCGGTGGCCACGGGGATGAAGCGCGCCCAGCCGGACAAGATCATCTTCAATTACCAGGGCGACGGCGACATGGCCGCCATCGGGACGTCGGAGATCATTCATGCCGCGAACCGCGGGGAGAACATTACCGTCATATTCATCAATAACTCCGTGTACGGCATGACGGGGGGGCAGATGGCCCCCACCACGCTCCTGGGCCAGCAGACCACCACGTCCCCCTACGGAAGGAATTTCCAGACCGAGGGATATCCCATCAGGATGGCCGAGCTCCTGGCGACCCTTGAAGGCGTGGCCTACTCGGCGCGGGTCTCTCTCCACAAGCCGAAGAACGTGATCCAGGCGAAGAAGGCCATCATCAAGGCCTTCGAGATGCAGATCAACCAGATGGGATTCTCGATGGTCGAGCTCCTGTCCACATGCAATACCAACTGGCGGGTTTCCCCGGTGGAAGCCCTGGACGTGATAGAGAACGAGATGATCCCCTACTTTCCGCTGGGCGTGTTCAAGGAAAGGACCGGGAAGGATTTCTTATAG
- a CDS encoding 4Fe-4S binding protein, whose product MAHITIDADRCKGCYFCIKFCPKQIIIVSDKHNRVGYFPAQFSEGGEEQCTACKTCALMCPDNAIEVFK is encoded by the coding sequence ATGGCCCACATTACGATAGACGCGGACCGATGCAAGGGATGTTATTTCTGCATCAAGTTCTGTCCCAAGCAGATCATCATTGTCTCCGACAAGCATAACCGGGTGGGTTATTTCCCGGCGCAATTTTCCGAGGGCGGGGAAGAACAGTGTACGGCCTGCAAGACCTGCGCGCTCATGTGCCCCGATAACGCCATAGAGGTGTTCAAATGA
- a CDS encoding acyl-CoA dehydrogenase yields MAANPIVDSRDTKFILFELFEVDKLTKFEKFADFDKDTMESVVDLAETISVEQVYPINAAADKSGAKYDASTKKVAIPQEYFAGLKAYYEAGFMSVATDPKWGGMGMPESIYYTVTDYFTAASCAFTMFPMLSIGACNMYMKFLPDHPWKKAVVDKMLTGEWGGTMCLTEPDAGSDVGALKTKATKNADGTYSIKGQKIFISAGENDFSKNIIHPVLARIEGDPEGTKGISIFLVPKYRIKDDGSMGEPNDVQCAGIEHKMGIHGNPTCTMVFGDEGKCQGFLMGEARQGMKIMFQMMNEARLYVGGQGASVSSAAYMHAVTYARNRVQGKRPEDMMKPDAKSATIMNHPDVKRMLLSMKARVEAMRTLTLYCGYLTDLTHVHKDEAKKEAQAMLDFLIPINKAGNTDTAWEVTADAIQCYGGYGFCSDYPVEQYARDAKILTLYEGTNGIQSMDLAMRKLLMDKDFYNYKAYVKIINETIKKAKGAVDDKYLSIMEKGLAKIDEVVKYMKGLMDGGKYLHIFANATPMQQAFAMLSYAFIHLWALTLVNPKAKELVGDKKGADLEKLLADNAEAAYYYGRMLSAQFYIGAEFQKFFGKCEYILQGEAAVVKTTSAIFSGAPEQ; encoded by the coding sequence ATGGCTGCAAATCCTATTGTTGATTCACGGGACACCAAGTTCATATTATTTGAATTGTTCGAAGTCGATAAGCTGACCAAGTTCGAAAAGTTTGCCGATTTTGACAAAGACACCATGGAAAGCGTCGTTGACCTTGCCGAAACAATATCGGTCGAGCAGGTTTATCCCATCAACGCCGCAGCCGACAAGAGCGGCGCGAAGTATGATGCCTCGACGAAAAAGGTCGCTATTCCCCAGGAATATTTCGCCGGCCTGAAGGCTTACTATGAGGCGGGTTTTATGAGCGTTGCCACCGATCCCAAATGGGGCGGCATGGGAATGCCGGAATCCATATACTATACCGTAACCGATTACTTCACCGCGGCCAGCTGCGCCTTTACCATGTTCCCGATGCTGTCCATCGGCGCCTGCAACATGTATATGAAGTTCCTGCCCGACCATCCCTGGAAGAAGGCGGTCGTCGACAAGATGCTTACCGGCGAATGGGGCGGCACCATGTGCCTCACCGAGCCCGACGCCGGATCCGATGTGGGCGCCCTCAAGACCAAGGCGACCAAGAATGCCGACGGCACCTATTCGATCAAGGGCCAGAAGATATTCATATCCGCCGGCGAAAACGATTTTTCAAAGAACATCATTCACCCCGTCCTCGCCCGGATCGAAGGCGATCCCGAGGGGACCAAGGGCATATCGATCTTCCTTGTGCCGAAGTACCGCATCAAGGATGACGGCTCCATGGGCGAGCCCAATGACGTCCAGTGCGCCGGCATCGAGCACAAGATGGGGATCCACGGAAACCCGACCTGCACCATGGTCTTCGGCGACGAAGGCAAGTGCCAGGGATTCCTGATGGGCGAGGCCCGTCAGGGAATGAAGATCATGTTCCAGATGATGAACGAGGCCCGTCTCTATGTCGGCGGCCAGGGCGCGTCGGTATCCAGCGCGGCCTACATGCACGCCGTCACTTACGCCCGGAACCGGGTGCAGGGCAAGCGGCCCGAAGACATGATGAAGCCCGACGCGAAGAGCGCCACCATCATGAACCACCCGGATGTCAAGCGGATGCTCCTTTCCATGAAAGCCCGGGTCGAGGCCATGAGGACCCTGACCCTGTACTGCGGCTACCTGACGGACCTTACCCATGTGCATAAGGACGAGGCCAAGAAGGAAGCGCAGGCGATGCTTGATTTCCTGATTCCTATCAACAAGGCCGGCAACACCGACACCGCGTGGGAAGTCACCGCTGACGCCATCCAGTGCTACGGCGGCTATGGTTTCTGCTCCGACTACCCGGTCGAGCAGTACGCCCGCGACGCCAAGATCCTCACGCTCTATGAAGGGACCAATGGCATCCAATCGATGGACCTGGCGATGCGGAAGCTTCTTATGGACAAGGATTTCTACAACTACAAGGCCTATGTGAAAATAATCAACGAGACCATCAAGAAGGCCAAGGGCGCCGTCGACGACAAGTACCTCTCCATTATGGAAAAGGGCCTTGCCAAGATTGACGAGGTCGTCAAGTACATGAAGGGCCTCATGGACGGCGGCAAGTACCTGCACATTTTCGCCAACGCGACGCCGATGCAGCAGGCCTTCGCGATGCTGTCCTACGCCTTCATACACCTCTGGGCGCTGACGCTGGTAAACCCGAAGGCGAAAGAGCTTGTCGGCGACAAGAAGGGCGCGGACCTCGAAAAGCTTCTCGCGGACAACGCGGAAGCCGCCTACTACTACGGCCGTATGCTTTCCGCCCAGTTCTATATCGGCGCGGAATTCCAGAAGTTCTTCGGCAAGTGCGAGTACATCCTTCAGGGAGAGGCCGCGGTCGTCAAAACGACATCGGCGATATTCTCCGGGGCGCCGGAGCAGTAA
- a CDS encoding 3-methyl-2-oxobutanoate dehydrogenase subunit VorB gives MTEKKLTKGNIALAEGAIQAGCRFYFGYPITPQNDIPEYLAKELPKYGGTFIPAESEIASINMVLGAGASGARSMTSSSGPGISLMQEGFSYIAGSDIPGLVVNIMRCGPGLGGISPTQGDYTQAVHGGGHGDYRNIVLAPASVQEMFDLTIRGFELADKYRMLSVILADAMVGQFQEPCRLTPDHPIVIPEKPWALKGREGRKPQLLKSLYLGPGEQEQHNLVLQKKYDEVRANEVLWEEKYLDDAELMIVAFGTPSRIAKTAIGMAREQGMRIGLLRPITLFPFPAEQVYRHSERIKNILVVEMNTGQMLYDVKIAAHKDAKISFYGRPGGGIPFPNEVLAEIRKALE, from the coding sequence ATGACCGAGAAGAAGCTGACCAAGGGCAACATCGCCCTTGCCGAGGGGGCGATACAGGCGGGGTGCCGGTTCTATTTCGGATACCCCATTACGCCGCAGAATGACATTCCCGAATACCTCGCGAAGGAGCTTCCCAAGTACGGCGGCACCTTCATCCCCGCGGAGAGCGAGATCGCCTCGATCAACATGGTCCTCGGCGCCGGCGCGTCGGGGGCCCGCTCCATGACATCATCGTCAGGCCCCGGCATTTCCCTCATGCAGGAGGGGTTCTCCTATATCGCCGGTTCCGATATCCCGGGCCTGGTGGTCAACATCATGAGGTGCGGCCCCGGTCTCGGCGGCATATCCCCCACCCAGGGCGACTACACCCAGGCGGTCCACGGCGGCGGCCATGGCGATTACCGCAACATCGTGCTGGCGCCGGCGTCGGTCCAGGAGATGTTCGATCTCACCATCAGGGGCTTCGAGCTGGCCGACAAGTACCGGATGCTCTCGGTCATACTGGCGGACGCCATGGTGGGCCAGTTCCAGGAGCCGTGCCGCCTCACGCCGGACCATCCCATCGTGATACCGGAAAAACCGTGGGCGCTGAAGGGACGCGAAGGGCGGAAGCCGCAGCTCCTCAAGTCGCTCTACCTGGGGCCCGGCGAGCAGGAACAGCACAACCTCGTGCTTCAGAAAAAATATGACGAGGTCCGCGCCAACGAGGTCCTCTGGGAGGAAAAATACCTCGATGACGCCGAGCTCATGATAGTGGCCTTCGGCACGCCGTCCCGCATCGCCAAGACGGCGATAGGGATGGCCAGGGAGCAGGGGATGAGGATCGGCCTGCTGCGGCCGATCACGCTCTTCCCCTTCCCGGCCGAGCAGGTATACCGCCATTCGGAAAGGATAAAAAACATACTGGTGGTGGAAATGAACACCGGCCAGATGCTCTATGACGTGAAAATAGCCGCCCACAAGGACGCGAAGATATCCTTCTACGGCAGGCCCGGCGGCGGCATCCCGTTCCCCAACGAGGTGCTGGCGGAGATCAGAAAGGCCCTGGAGTGA
- a CDS encoding 2-oxoacid:acceptor oxidoreductase family protein, which translates to MYYDVIMTGFGGQGIQTISLMVALASMEKNLEVTYLPSYGVEKRGGRTNVYVIVSDEEIGSPITNNPRALLALDAIGLDFYQGMLEKGSVLIANSSLIPDDMIKTKDGVTVLKVRFNEEAVAMGNPKMANMITLGCFVEGLPFLDFNDLKAVIDRVIPARLKETIPDNLKAIERGIELAKELKK; encoded by the coding sequence ATGTACTACGACGTGATAATGACCGGCTTCGGCGGGCAGGGGATACAGACCATCAGCCTCATGGTCGCCCTTGCCTCCATGGAAAAGAACCTGGAGGTGACCTACCTTCCTTCCTACGGCGTGGAAAAGCGCGGCGGCAGGACCAATGTGTACGTTATCGTCTCCGATGAGGAGATCGGCTCGCCCATAACCAACAATCCCAGGGCCCTGCTGGCGCTGGACGCCATCGGCCTGGATTTCTACCAGGGGATGCTGGAAAAGGGGAGTGTGCTGATCGCCAACTCCAGTCTCATCCCGGATGACATGATCAAAACGAAAGACGGCGTCACCGTCTTAAAGGTCAGGTTCAACGAGGAAGCCGTGGCCATGGGCAATCCTAAAATGGCCAACATGATCACCCTGGGCTGTTTCGTCGAGGGGCTTCCGTTCCTCGATTTTAACGACCTGAAGGCCGTTATCGACAGGGTTATCCCCGCCCGTCTCAAGGAAACCATTCCTGACAACCTGAAGGCGATTGAGCGGGGCATAGAGCTTGCGAAAGAACTGAAGAAGTAA
- a CDS encoding PAS domain S-box protein, with translation MTWHHIVYFASIAITAAIMACIARYSWRKRNTSRGAAIYALIALLVSLLSVFQGVSMIGPTEEWALFWFNLRIFCFATIPVLWLVFVIQYTGMDRVLTNLRIAALCVIPLVTQVMIWTNDHHGLWVKRDVLFSRAGAFFIPETSVRILGPWFAVHNLYTYGMTLAGLVLLLASAIRLRRGQRGQAVILGAGTLVMIAGALLATFNVVPGVKLNPLPQSFALGSMMIAWGMYRYKFLEAAPQFDRSKPIPVAIIALFMALTAGIIVAGFINYRQFLDQYREQTIRKLSSIAELKVEELHRWRKERVGDGSTLFNNITFNGLARGYFANPGDAALRLQIDSWLGKIQAAYKYDTIFLMDAGGVVYVTVKGRVVNRCGHLPGLLADARRAGRVIISDFHRDTPDTSIYLSVIVPLVDAPGGSPPFGFVVMFIDPGRFLYPMVTRWPAESRTAETLLVRRENDHVLYLNDLKFEKNAALRLKFPLSNKLLPAAAAVRGVKGIFDGIDYRGVPVVAALRAVPDSPWFLVARMDAEEVYEPVRGRFWSMLVVTAGLVTGVGAGLWIVWRRRDERYVREQIEAAEALRESEEKFSLAFRTSPYAITITRPDDGKFVDVNEAFNRITGYSREEVMSDSSIGLNLWANSGDRDRVVRDLMNGVPVIGREIQFRIKNGEIMIGLFSAEFMPLRNEQVILSSINDISDRKRAEEALRKNEQFIRVVLDNLPIGIAVNSIEPSVEFKYMNDRFPALYRTTREKLADPDNFWDAVYENAELREDIRRRVLEDCASGDPERMNWTDIPLARGGEETTYITARNIPLSGSGLMISVVWDVTERKRTLMTLAENEARLRTLVSTIPDLVWLKDPDGAYLLCNPPFERFFGAKESDILGRTDYDFVDRELADFFRQKDREALDAGRPTVNEEWVTFADDGRRALLETIKTPMRDRDGKLLGILGIARDITEWRRTEEALRASERRLKEAKEIAHLGYWFWDIKTGDVEWSEEIYNIFRLDPKKFKPQIDSVLALSPWPEDHERDRELIRKAIESRQEGSYEQRFLRPDNSIGYYYSSFQGQYDEGGALVSIVGTVMDITEIKRAEEKIKQLNDRLKLLSGAVLKLAAARSLEDVMAVVRKTAQGISGSDGVTFILREGDRCFYADEDAIGPLWKGRRFPLEACASGWVMMNKRTAVVEDVYNDPRVPADAYRNTFVKSMVIAPMRISDPLGAIGCYWAGAYTPQPDEVRLIEALAEAAGTALDNIDLYHGLEKRVSERTAQLEEANAAIVANALRVEDLYNHAPCGYHSIDSSGLFVEINDTELEWLGYRRDEVLGKMSFTDVITRESLHVFQDNFPTLKERGFVNDLEVDMVRKDGTVFPVIISATAIRDTAGTFVRSRSTVMDFREVKRAREELIRYARRLEEANSELESFSYSVSHDLRAPLRGIDGFSQAVIEDYGDKLDERGKDYLKRLRNASQRMGNLIDDILRLSRVSRAGLSASDVDLSGLALSVARALEERDPGRKAEFVIRPGLSARCDPALLRIVLENLIGNAWKFTSKRDSARIEFGVIEQGDGPAFFVRDNGAGFDMKYSDKLFAPFQRLHGDDEFEGTGIGLALVKRIITRHGGTIWAEGEEGKGATILFTLK, from the coding sequence ATGACCTGGCATCACATTGTATACTTTGCCTCCATCGCCATAACAGCCGCCATCATGGCCTGCATAGCCCGTTACTCATGGCGTAAACGTAACACCTCCAGAGGCGCCGCCATATATGCCCTTATCGCTCTCCTGGTGAGCCTTTTATCGGTTTTCCAGGGCGTTTCCATGATAGGCCCGACTGAAGAATGGGCGCTATTCTGGTTCAACCTGCGCATTTTTTGCTTCGCGACGATCCCCGTGCTCTGGCTGGTTTTCGTAATCCAGTATACCGGCATGGATCGTGTCCTTACAAACCTCCGAATCGCCGCGCTTTGTGTAATACCCCTGGTTACGCAGGTGATGATCTGGACGAATGACCACCATGGCCTCTGGGTGAAACGAGATGTTCTTTTCAGCCGGGCAGGGGCTTTTTTTATCCCGGAAACCTCCGTGCGCATCCTGGGCCCCTGGTTTGCCGTGCATAATCTCTATACCTACGGGATGACGCTGGCCGGCCTGGTTCTTCTCCTGGCCTCGGCTATCCGCCTGAGGCGGGGCCAGCGCGGTCAGGCGGTCATACTGGGCGCCGGCACCCTGGTGATGATCGCCGGCGCGCTTCTGGCCACGTTCAACGTGGTCCCCGGCGTCAAGCTGAATCCCCTGCCTCAAAGCTTCGCCCTGGGGTCGATGATGATCGCCTGGGGCATGTACCGGTACAAGTTTCTGGAGGCGGCTCCCCAGTTCGACCGGAGTAAGCCCATACCGGTCGCGATCATCGCGCTTTTCATGGCTTTGACGGCGGGGATAATCGTCGCGGGGTTCATTAATTATCGCCAGTTTCTCGATCAATACCGCGAACAGACGATACGCAAGCTGTCATCCATCGCCGAATTGAAAGTTGAAGAGCTCCATAGATGGCGGAAGGAGCGGGTGGGTGATGGAAGCACTTTATTCAATAATATTACATTTAATGGCCTGGCGAGGGGTTATTTTGCTAATCCTGGCGACGCCGCCCTTCGGCTTCAGATCGATTCCTGGCTGGGAAAGATTCAGGCCGCGTATAAATATGACACGATCTTTTTGATGGACGCCGGCGGTGTCGTTTATGTTACCGTCAAGGGCAGAGTAGTGAATCGCTGCGGACATCTGCCGGGCCTTCTTGCCGATGCCCGGAGGGCGGGCAGGGTGATCATTTCCGATTTCCATCGTGACACTCCGGATACGTCCATTTATCTGTCCGTTATCGTTCCCCTCGTGGATGCCCCGGGCGGATCGCCGCCCTTTGGTTTTGTCGTAATGTTCATTGATCCCGGCAGGTTTCTGTATCCGATGGTAACGCGATGGCCGGCGGAAAGCCGAACCGCGGAAACTCTCCTGGTTCGCAGGGAGAATGACCATGTATTGTATTTAAACGATCTCAAATTCGAAAAAAATGCGGCGCTCAGGCTGAAATTCCCTTTATCCAATAAGCTGCTTCCCGCCGCCGCCGCCGTCAGGGGCGTGAAAGGTATCTTCGATGGGATCGATTACCGGGGCGTCCCGGTCGTCGCGGCGCTGCGCGCCGTACCGGATTCTCCCTGGTTTCTTGTGGCCCGCATGGACGCGGAGGAGGTGTATGAGCCGGTGCGGGGGCGATTCTGGTCGATGTTGGTCGTGACGGCGGGGCTTGTCACCGGCGTCGGCGCCGGATTATGGATAGTCTGGCGCAGGCGGGACGAACGATACGTTCGGGAGCAGATTGAGGCCGCGGAAGCGCTGCGGGAAAGCGAGGAGAAATTCTCTCTGGCGTTCCGGACCTCGCCCTATGCCATAACCATCACCAGGCCCGACGATGGAAAATTCGTCGACGTGAATGAAGCCTTCAACCGGATTACCGGCTATTCCCGGGAGGAAGTGATGTCTGATTCCTCGATCGGGCTGAATCTCTGGGCCAATAGCGGGGACCGCGATCGGGTGGTCCGGGACCTGATGAACGGCGTCCCGGTGATCGGGCGGGAGATACAATTCAGAATAAAGAACGGCGAGATCATGATCGGGCTGTTCTCGGCCGAATTCATGCCGCTTCGAAACGAGCAAGTCATCCTGTCCAGCATCAATGACATCAGCGACCGGAAGCGCGCCGAGGAGGCCCTGCGGAAAAACGAGCAATTCATACGGGTGGTCCTGGATAATCTTCCCATCGGCATTGCCGTAAATTCGATCGAACCGTCCGTTGAATTCAAGTATATGAACGACAGGTTTCCCGCCCTGTACCGAACGACAAGGGAAAAGCTGGCCGATCCCGACAACTTCTGGGACGCCGTCTACGAGAATGCGGAATTACGGGAGGACATCAGGAGGAGGGTGCTGGAAGACTGCGCGAGCGGAGACCCCGAAAGGATGAACTGGACCGACATACCGTTAGCCCGCGGGGGTGAAGAGACCACGTATATAACCGCGCGGAATATACCCCTTTCCGGGAGCGGGTTGATGATATCGGTCGTGTGGGACGTTACGGAACGCAAGCGCACGCTGATGACCCTGGCGGAGAACGAGGCCCGCCTGCGGACCCTGGTGAGTACGATACCGGACCTGGTATGGCTGAAGGATCCCGACGGGGCCTACCTGCTGTGCAATCCGCCCTTCGAGCGCTTTTTCGGCGCCAAGGAATCGGACATCCTGGGCAGGACGGATTACGATTTCGTGGACAGGGAGCTGGCCGATTTTTTCCGGCAGAAGGACCGCGAGGCCCTGGACGCCGGCCGGCCCACCGTCAACGAGGAATGGGTCACCTTCGCCGACGACGGCCGACGCGCTTTACTGGAAACCATCAAAACGCCCATGCGCGACAGGGACGGAAAGCTTCTCGGCATCCTTGGCATAGCCCGCGATATTACCGAATGGAGGCGCACGGAAGAGGCGCTGCGGGCGAGCGAGCGGAGATTGAAAGAGGCCAAGGAAATCGCCCACCTGGGGTACTGGTTCTGGGACATCAAGACCGGCGATGTCGAATGGTCCGAGGAGATCTATAACATATTCAGGCTCGACCCGAAAAAGTTCAAGCCGCAGATCGATTCGGTCCTCGCGCTGTCGCCGTGGCCGGAAGACCATGAACGGGACCGGGAGCTGATCCGGAAAGCCATTGAATCGCGCCAGGAGGGCTCTTATGAACAGCGTTTTCTCCGTCCGGACAACAGCATCGGATACTATTATTCGTCATTTCAGGGCCAGTACGACGAAGGCGGCGCTCTTGTTTCCATTGTCGGGACGGTCATGGATATCACCGAAATAAAGCGCGCCGAGGAGAAAATCAAGCAGCTCAATGACCGCCTGAAACTCCTGAGCGGGGCCGTGCTGAAACTGGCGGCAGCCCGGAGCCTGGAGGACGTCATGGCGGTCGTGCGGAAAACGGCGCAGGGTATTTCCGGCTCGGACGGCGTTACGTTCATCCTGCGGGAGGGGGACCGGTGCTTTTACGCGGACGAGGACGCCATCGGGCCCCTCTGGAAGGGCCGGCGGTTTCCCCTGGAGGCCTGCGCCAGCGGATGGGTCATGATGAATAAAAGAACGGCGGTTGTGGAGGATGTGTATAACGATCCCAGGGTGCCGGCGGACGCGTACCGGAACACATTCGTGAAAAGCATGGTCATAGCTCCCATGAGAATCTCCGATCCGCTGGGCGCGATCGGATGCTACTGGGCCGGCGCGTATACTCCCCAGCCCGACGAGGTGCGCCTTATCGAGGCGCTGGCCGAAGCCGCGGGCACGGCCCTTGACAACATTGATCTGTACCACGGCCTGGAAAAGCGGGTCTCTGAACGGACGGCGCAGCTTGAGGAAGCCAATGCCGCCATCGTTGCCAACGCGCTCCGCGTGGAGGACCTGTACAACCATGCGCCCTGCGGGTATCACTCCATTGACAGCAGCGGCCTGTTCGTGGAAATCAATGATACCGAGCTTGAATGGCTCGGATACCGGAGGGACGAAGTGCTTGGAAAGATGTCGTTCACGGACGTTATCACGCGGGAGAGCCTTCATGTTTTTCAGGATAATTTTCCCACGCTGAAGGAGCGCGGCTTCGTCAATGATCTTGAAGTAGACATGGTGCGAAAGGACGGGACGGTGTTTCCGGTGATCATAAGCGCCACCGCCATCAGGGACACGGCCGGAACATTTGTCAGGAGCAGGTCCACGGTCATGGATTTCAGGGAAGTGAAGCGCGCCCGGGAGGAGTTGATCCGTTATGCCCGCCGCCTTGAAGAGGCCAACAGCGAGCTCGAATCCTTCTCCTACTCGGTGTCCCATGACCTGCGCGCCCCGCTCCGCGGCATCGACGGCTTCAGCCAGGCGGTCATCGAGGATTATGGGGATAAACTGGATGAGCGGGGGAAGGATTACCTGAAGCGCCTGCGGAATGCCAGCCAGCGGATGGGGAACCTCATCGATGACATACTGCGGCTTTCGCGCGTCAGCCGCGCCGGTTTATCGGCGAGTGACGTGGACCTGAGCGGCCTTGCCCTTTCCGTGGCCCGGGCCCTGGAGGAGCGTGATCCCGGGCGGAAGGCCGAGTTCGTTATCCGGCCGGGCCTTTCGGCGAGGTGCGACCCGGCGCTTCTCCGCATCGTTCTGGAGAATCTTATCGGCAACGCGTGGAAATTCACATCGAAGCGGGACAGCGCGCGCATAGAATTCGGCGTCATTGAGCAGGGTGATGGACCGGCCTTTTTCGTGCGGGACAACGGCGCCGGATTTGACATGAAATACTCGGACAAGCTCTTTGCGCCCTTCCAGCGCCTCCACGGCGATGACGAATTCGAAGGCACCGGCATAGGCCTTGCCCTTGTCAAGCGGATCATTACCCGACACGGGGGAACGATATGGGCCGAAGGCGAAGAGGGGAAAGGGGCGACGATATTGTTTACTCTCAAATAG